The proteins below come from a single Stomoxys calcitrans chromosome 1, idStoCalc2.1, whole genome shotgun sequence genomic window:
- the LOC106093819 gene encoding uncharacterized protein KIAA1143 homolog produces the protein MSKRNIAYIKPQDPSFLAKLKQEIGYKEGPSVETKRQKIEDLDDNFSDSEEPEREDEKPLVVVLKSGDLTEEEAKAEEKRLAKEAAEAPADLNQPIVFRKRHKPSEASEAALKTSSSSSSNSNKAAKSNKEDKRKKADIKNTAKLSFNADEEDEEDE, from the exons ATGTCTAAGCGTAATATCGCCTATATTAAGCCACAAGATCCATcctttttagcaaaattgaagCAAGAAATAGGATACAAAGAGGGCCCAAGTGTCGAAACCAAA CGACAAAAAATAGAAGATTTGGATGATAACTTCTCCGACAGTGAAGAGCCGGAACGCGAAGACGAAAAACCCCTGGTGGTGGTGCTAAAATCCGGTGATCTTACCGAAGAGGAAGCCAAGGCCGAAGAAAAACGCTTGGCCAAAG AAGCCGCTGAAGCTCCAGCCGATTTAAATCAACCCATCGTTTTTCGTAAACGACACAAACCATCAGAGGCTTCCGAAGCTGCTCTAAaaacttcatcatcatcatcatcaaactCGAATAAAGCAGCCAAGTCGAATAAGGAGGATAAACGTAAAAAGGCAGACATCAAAAATACtgcaaaattatcctttaacGCCGACGAAGAAGACGAGGAGGACGAGTAG